The genomic region CGGACCCAGGGTCTGTCATGGTAGAAGGCCGTGTATGCGGCGTGGACCGCTTCGAGATCGTGGTCCCCGACCCGCTCGGCGTACATGGTGCTCAAAATACCCCGGTCGATGGGCAACAGATGGGTGTTGAAGGACACCTTGACGTCCTTCCAGACCGCCCGCGACAGTTCCTGCTCGATCTCCGGAGTGTGCCTGTGCCCCCCCAGATTGTAGGCCCGGAAACTGTCGTGGACCTCGCAGAACAGGATGCCCACCGAGGCCTTGCGGCCGGCCCCCGAGGCTCCGGACTTGCTGTCCACAACCAGGCCATCGGCCTTGACCAGACCTTCGGCCAGGGCCGGAAACAGCCCGAGAATGGCGCTCGTCGGGTAGCAGCCGGGATTGGCCACCAGCCTGGCCTTGGCGATCTCCTGGGCGTAGAGTTCGGGCAGACCGTACACGGCCTCGGCCAGGGCCTTGGGCTGGGTGTGGGGCGTCTTGTACCAGGCCTCGTACACGGCTGTGTCCCGAAGACGGAAGTCCGCGCTCAGATCCACGACCAGCACGCCCCGCTCCAACAGACCGGCGGCCATTTCCTGGGCCGTTCCATGAGGCACGGCCAGGAAGACGAGGCCGCATTCGGCCGCCAGAATGTCCAGATCCGGCTCTACGACCATCAGATCTCCATTCCTTGTTCCCCGAAGATGGGGAAACAGGTCGTCGATCCGCCGCCCGGCCTCCTTGCGGGAGGTGGCGCAGGCCAGATCGAATTCTGGATGGCTGTCCAGGATTCGAAGAAGTTCAAGCCCCGTGTACCCGGTGACTCCGACAATACCTGCCCGTTTCGACCGACTCATGACTTGCTCCTTGTCGCTCATATTCAATCCTCTCCATATTCGCCCTGAACGATCTCCGTCAGGACTCCGTGATCGAAGGTCAATCGCTGGACAAAGGCCGTGCTGCCGAAGTCGTAGGTCCAGATTTCCCGAACTCCCTCGACAACTTCCCAACGGTCCCCGCGCTTGACCCGAAAGGACACCGGCTCCCGGCTTCGGGGTTCGCCGCAGCAGGACAATACGTACTCGGCCGTGTCCCCGGG from Deltaproteobacteria bacterium harbors:
- a CDS encoding N-acetyl-gamma-glutamyl-phosphate reductase; the protein is MSRSKRAGIVGVTGYTGLELLRILDSHPEFDLACATSRKEAGRRIDDLFPHLRGTRNGDLMVVEPDLDILAAECGLVFLAVPHGTAQEMAAGLLERGVLVVDLSADFRLRDTAVYEAWYKTPHTQPKALAEAVYGLPELYAQEIAKARLVANPGCYPTSAILGLFPALAEGLVKADGLVVDSKSGASGAGRKASVGILFCEVHDSFRAYNLGGHRHTPEIEQELSRAVWKDVKVSFNTHLLPIDRGILSTMYAERVGDHDLEAVHAAYTAFYHDRPWVRVLPKGILPETRHVRGTMFCDIGLVVDPRTNRLIVVSAIDNLCRGASGQAVANANLMTGQDPGAGLGLMPVMP
- a CDS encoding DUF2845 domain-containing protein yields the protein MPRILPFLTGFLISIFLGTSIAGAFFCGSSIIQPGDTAEYVLSCCGEPRSREPVSFRVKRGDRWEVVEGVREIWTYDFGSTAFVQRLTFDHGVLTEIVQGEYGED